A section of the Paracoccaceae bacterium genome encodes:
- a CDS encoding transposase, whose protein sequence is MMGPRQVAQGALFYEFSIESFVPKDHPVRGIDRFLDLTGVRPLLASYYSANGRPSIDPELMIRMLLLGYCQGIRSERRLCEEVHVNLAYRWFCKLDLADPVPDHSTFSKNRHGRFRESGLFRHLFEVVLQRCMDEGLVGGHSFGVDASLIPANANQTRGVESKDGLPADLTSRAVDEYLETLDDVAFGAATKVVPKYISPADPAARWTGADGGAAYFAYSTNYMVDLDNAVIVDVEPTAPIRPAEARAAREMIDRVHERFGIKPDKLVGDTGYGSAEMLGWLVDERQIEPHIPVWDKSKRTDGTFSREDFVYDPATDSYTCPTGKALQTYRRNFSKPRKPNGSKDGFIRYRASKHDCDACPLKSQCCPKDDGRRLMRSVHEAARDVARDIRKTDAYMIVLKNSVLGPER, encoded by the coding sequence ATGATGGGTCCAAGGCAAGTTGCGCAAGGCGCGCTGTTCTATGAGTTCTCGATCGAGAGTTTTGTGCCGAAGGATCATCCCGTCCGGGGAATTGATCGCTTCCTTGATCTGACAGGTGTGCGCCCCTTGCTCGCTTCATACTACAGTGCCAATGGCCGCCCTTCGATTGATCCTGAACTGATGATCCGCATGCTGTTGTTGGGCTATTGTCAGGGCATCCGTTCCGAGCGACGGCTTTGCGAAGAGGTTCATGTCAATCTGGCGTATCGTTGGTTTTGTAAGCTTGATTTGGCTGATCCAGTGCCCGACCATTCGACATTCTCTAAGAACCGGCATGGCCGTTTCCGCGAGAGCGGTTTGTTCCGACATTTGTTCGAGGTCGTTTTGCAGCGCTGCATGGATGAGGGGCTGGTTGGCGGCCACAGCTTTGGTGTTGATGCCAGTCTGATCCCCGCGAATGCAAACCAGACGCGCGGCGTTGAAAGCAAAGACGGACTGCCAGCAGATCTGACGTCCCGTGCCGTCGACGAATATCTCGAGACGCTGGATGATGTGGCCTTCGGTGCTGCGACCAAGGTCGTCCCCAAATACATCTCACCGGCTGATCCAGCAGCGCGTTGGACTGGGGCTGACGGGGGAGCCGCCTACTTTGCCTATTCCACTAACTATATGGTCGATTTGGATAATGCAGTCATCGTGGACGTCGAGCCGACGGCTCCGATCCGGCCTGCAGAGGCGCGGGCAGCAAGGGAGATGATCGATCGTGTACATGAGCGGTTTGGCATCAAACCTGACAAGCTTGTGGGTGATACGGGTTACGGATCAGCCGAGATGTTGGGCTGGCTTGTGGACGAACGTCAAATCGAACCCCACATTCCGGTCTGGGATAAGTCAAAACGAACTGACGGCACATTCTCACGCGAAGACTTTGTCTACGACCCGGCGACCGACAGCTATACTTGCCCGACCGGCAAAGCCTTGCAAACATATCGGCGGAACTTCTCAAAACCGCGAAAGCCCAATGGCAGCAAAGACGGGTTCATCAGATACCGAGCCTCAAAGCACGATTGCGACGCATGCCCTCTGAAGTCGCAATGCTGTCCGAAGGACGACGGCAGACGCCTTATGCGGTCCGTTCACGAAGCCGCCCGAGACGTCGCTCGCGATATCCGAAAAACAGATGCCTACATGATTGTGTTGAAAAACTCCGTTTTAGGGCCTGAACGATGA
- a CDS encoding LysR family transcriptional regulator, translating to MDRLTEMEAFATVVDQGGFTDAARKMGISKSAVSKHVSSLEARLGARLLNRTTRRVSPTEIGLVYYDRARRVLNDAGEADSLVTAMQSAPSGLLRISVATDFGANHLSPVIGEFLQSYPDITVNMVLNNRYVELISEGFDMAVRIGELEDSTLRARKLTETTRRMIAAPSYFEAYGRPKKIDDLNEHKLLHYSNQANAAVWKLTAPSGEKRQVRTAGWLTVNDGQSLLNAAISGLGIAYLPSFLYEDAMAEGLVEEAIPDLPIETQGIYAVYPPGRFTQPKVRAFIDFLVGAFSEQKSVAA from the coding sequence ATGGATAGACTGACTGAAATGGAAGCCTTTGCGACGGTTGTGGACCAAGGTGGGTTCACAGATGCCGCGCGAAAAATGGGGATCTCCAAATCTGCCGTGTCCAAACACGTTTCTTCGCTTGAAGCGCGCCTTGGCGCACGGCTGCTGAACCGCACCACCCGCCGGGTTTCGCCGACCGAGATCGGGCTGGTGTACTATGACCGTGCCCGCCGGGTGCTGAATGACGCGGGCGAAGCGGATTCGCTGGTCACGGCGATGCAATCGGCCCCGTCCGGGCTGCTGCGCATTTCGGTCGCAACCGACTTTGGAGCCAACCACCTCAGCCCGGTGATCGGAGAGTTCTTGCAGTCCTATCCCGACATCACCGTCAACATGGTGCTGAACAACCGGTACGTCGAGTTGATCTCGGAAGGGTTCGACATGGCCGTCCGGATCGGAGAATTGGAAGATTCGACGCTGCGCGCGCGAAAGCTGACCGAAACGACGCGACGGATGATTGCCGCGCCGAGTTATTTTGAGGCGTATGGCCGCCCCAAGAAAATTGACGATCTGAACGAACACAAGCTGCTGCATTATTCCAATCAGGCCAATGCCGCCGTGTGGAAACTGACCGCGCCATCGGGTGAGAAACGTCAGGTGCGCACCGCCGGGTGGCTGACGGTCAATGACGGGCAATCGCTTCTGAATGCTGCCATTTCGGGCCTTGGGATCGCCTATCTGCCGTCTTTCCTGTACGAGGATGCCATGGCCGAAGGCCTGGTCGAAGAGGCGATTCCCGATCTTCCCATCGAAACGCAGGGTATCTATGCGGTCTATCCGCCGGGCCGGTTCACCCAGCCCAAGGTCCGCGCTTTCATCGACTTCCTGGTCGGCGCATTTTCGGAACAGAAATCCGTGGCCGCCTGA
- a CDS encoding peptidoglycan-binding protein — protein MTVRLETAAQDATIRGQMVLEHAQKNARCSRTGAAGGCLRDGLVIEDFWENRLTPRRRREATMTTHPLKLALAGLLLTCAAPLWAADIALVIGNENYEEIRDLRRGDNVVSAASALDRAGIDVVGARNADLSEMQSSVAQFVQMAPNADGLIVVLSGRFMHSATDTYLLPVDSDRPGIARLSFNALPLSTVLAVLSASPERAVLVLVGDGESDQYGAYLRAGIGQPTIPEGVTIVSANTREGAGFMRDVLAEPGASIPDAVVATRGMRAAGYLPDNYAFLTPEAVVDEAEVGYWELVQELDTLNAYRRYLERYPNGAHADEARQRVESYTDEPNRRARLAEEALNLTRENRQQIQRALTILDFRPRGIDGIFGPGTRGAISRWQDANNLRVTSYLNVAQINRLLQQGQARAEEQAAEAEARRLELERQDRDYWSRTGLNGGEENFRAYLQRYPDGLYAEIANARLAAIDERKRNRAERRDRRAWEQAQELNSLQGYRVYLSAFPNGVFADEARARIAVYEEEAANAAILERARAEEESLGLNRVTRQLVERRLNVLGLKPGRVDGEFNDRTRRAIRRFQDRRNLEVTGYLNEATMVRLLAGGIISLFE, from the coding sequence ATGACTGTCCGCTTGGAAACCGCCGCCCAAGATGCCACGATACGGGGGCAAATGGTTCTCGAACACGCTCAAAAAAATGCGCGGTGCAGTCGAACTGGTGCGGCCGGGGGATGCCTCCGGGACGGATTGGTGATCGAGGATTTTTGGGAGAATCGACTAACACCGCGTCGCCGAAGGGAGGCGACCATGACGACCCATCCGCTGAAACTGGCCCTGGCGGGCCTGCTGCTGACCTGTGCCGCGCCGCTTTGGGCGGCTGATATTGCCCTGGTCATTGGCAACGAAAACTATGAAGAAATCCGCGATTTGCGGCGTGGCGACAATGTCGTGTCGGCCGCTTCGGCACTGGACCGGGCCGGGATTGATGTGGTTGGCGCGCGAAATGCGGATCTGTCCGAGATGCAGTCCTCTGTCGCCCAGTTTGTTCAGATGGCGCCCAACGCGGATGGGTTGATCGTTGTTCTGTCGGGGCGGTTCATGCATTCCGCGACCGATACCTATCTGCTGCCTGTCGATTCCGACCGGCCCGGCATTGCGCGCCTCAGCTTCAATGCGCTGCCGCTGTCCACGGTTCTGGCGGTCCTGTCGGCCAGCCCGGAACGCGCCGTTCTGGTGCTGGTTGGGGATGGGGAATCCGATCAATATGGCGCGTATCTGCGGGCTGGAATCGGCCAGCCAACGATCCCCGAAGGCGTCACGATCGTCAGCGCGAACACCCGCGAAGGCGCTGGATTCATGCGCGATGTATTGGCCGAACCCGGCGCGTCGATTCCGGATGCTGTCGTGGCGACACGCGGTATGCGGGCGGCGGGATACTTACCCGACAACTATGCGTTTCTGACGCCCGAAGCGGTCGTGGATGAAGCCGAGGTCGGCTATTGGGAGCTGGTTCAGGAACTGGACACGCTCAATGCCTATCGCCGGTATCTGGAACGCTATCCCAACGGGGCGCATGCGGATGAGGCACGCCAACGCGTCGAGTCTTACACGGATGAGCCGAACCGGCGCGCGCGTCTGGCCGAAGAAGCGCTGAACCTGACGCGGGAAAACCGTCAGCAGATCCAGCGGGCGCTGACGATCCTCGATTTTCGTCCGCGCGGGATCGACGGGATTTTCGGCCCCGGAACGCGGGGCGCGATTTCGCGCTGGCAGGACGCGAATAACCTGCGCGTCACAAGCTATCTGAATGTCGCGCAAATCAACCGGCTGCTTCAGCAGGGCCAGGCGCGGGCCGAGGAACAGGCCGCTGAAGCCGAAGCGCGCCGGCTGGAGCTTGAACGCCAGGACCGCGATTATTGGAGCCGCACCGGCCTCAACGGGGGCGAGGAAAATTTCCGCGCCTATCTGCAACGCTATCCTGACGGGCTCTATGCCGAGATTGCCAATGCACGCCTTGCGGCAATTGATGAACGCAAGCGAAACCGGGCCGAGCGGCGTGACCGGCGGGCCTGGGAACAGGCGCAGGAGTTGAATTCGCTGCAGGGCTATCGGGTGTACCTGAGCGCTTTTCCAAACGGCGTCTTTGCCGACGAAGCGCGGGCGCGGATTGCGGTGTACGAAGAAGAAGCCGCCAATGCCGCCATTCTGGAGCGCGCGCGGGCCGAGGAAGAATCGCTTGGTCTGAACCGCGTCACCCGGCAGTTGGTCGAACGTCGCCTGAACGTGCTGGGGTTAAAGCCGGGCCGGGTGGACGGCGAATTCAATGATCGCACACGGCGGGCGATTCGCCGGTTCCAGGACCGTCGAAATCTCGAGGTGACGGGTTATCTGAACGAAGCGACGATGGTGCGTCTGCTGGCGGGGGGCATAATCTCGCTGTTCGAATAG
- the rpmJ gene encoding 50S ribosomal protein L36, which yields MTFLPPARVAPTIRRKDAMKVRNSLRSLKNRHRDCQIVRRKGRVYVINKTQKRFKARQG from the coding sequence ATGACGTTTTTGCCGCCCGCGCGGGTGGCCCCGACGATACGAAGGAAAGACGCGATGAAAGTCAGAAACTCGCTGCGTTCGCTGAAGAACCGGCACCGCGATTGCCAGATCGTGCGCCGCAAGGGCCGCGTCTATGTGATCAACAAGACGCAGAAACGGTTCAAGGCCCGTCAGGGTTAA
- a CDS encoding N-formylglutamate amidohydrolase — translation MPKPAYTLTLPQDRTTAVVFASPHSGRDYPARFLRRSVLPTRLLRSSEDAFVDLLFGAAPRLGAPLLAALAPRAWVDLNRAEDELDPALIEGMARGAPNPRVNSGLGVVPRVVASGRAIYSGKLNRAEAEARIADVWHPYHAALQGLLDESLAQFGQAILIDCHSMPHEAIEAACGAHRDRPDVVLGDRFGAASDGAIVERIEAAFSAAGLKVARNAPFAGAFITQKYGRPRAGQHAVQIEIDRSLYMHEARVEPNARFDDMRRLVSGVVAEICAIGRAEVAVAAE, via the coding sequence ATGCCCAAGCCTGCCTATACCCTGACGTTGCCGCAGGACCGCACTACGGCGGTTGTGTTTGCCTCGCCCCATTCCGGGCGCGACTATCCGGCGCGGTTTTTGCGCCGCTCGGTCCTGCCGACACGGTTGCTGCGCAGTTCCGAGGATGCCTTTGTTGACCTGCTGTTTGGCGCAGCCCCGCGTTTGGGTGCGCCGCTGCTGGCGGCGCTGGCACCGCGCGCCTGGGTCGATCTGAACCGGGCCGAGGATGAGCTGGACCCCGCGTTGATCGAAGGGATGGCGCGGGGCGCGCCGAACCCGCGCGTGAACTCGGGCCTTGGGGTGGTGCCGCGGGTGGTGGCCAGCGGGCGCGCGATCTATTCGGGCAAGCTGAATCGGGCCGAGGCCGAGGCGCGTATCGCCGATGTCTGGCACCCCTATCACGCCGCGTTGCAGGGGCTGCTGGATGAAAGCCTGGCACAATTCGGTCAAGCGATCCTGATTGACTGCCACTCGATGCCGCATGAGGCGATCGAAGCGGCGTGCGGTGCGCATCGGGACCGCCCTGACGTTGTCTTGGGCGACAGGTTCGGGGCCGCATCAGACGGCGCCATCGTCGAGCGGATCGAGGCGGCGTTTTCGGCCGCCGGGCTGAAGGTTGCCAGAAACGCGCCATTTGCGGGGGCCTTCATCACCCAGAAATACGGCAGACCGCGCGCCGGGCAGCATGCGGTCCAGATCGAGATTGATCGCAGCCTTTATATGCACGAAGCGCGGGTCGAGCCGAACGCGCGGTTCGACGATATGCGACGGTTGGTCAGCGGAGTGGTCGCCGAGATCTGCGCAATAGGTCGCGCCGAGGTTGCAGTCGCCGCCGAATAA
- a CDS encoding DNA polymerase IV produces the protein MPSLCRDCLTPFDQAARCPSCRSPRILSHPELFSLTIAHMDCDAFYASVEKRDDPSLRDKPVIVGGGRRGVVTTACYIARIKGVRSAMPMFQALKLCPEATVVKGRMSAYVEASKAIRAMMDELTPVVEPLSLDEAFMDLSGTEKLHGAPPAVMLARLVNRMQDELGLGGSIGLSHNKFLAKVASDLDKPRGFSIIGKGETHDFLTQKPVRMIWGIGPAAQANLERVGIRTFADLRRWERKDLGARFGAMGDRLWHLARGEDRRRVSANAPVKGISNETTFFEDTANPDILDGHIWRLSEKIADRAKAKDKAGRIVTLKLKRANHTSLTRRTSLGDATQVADRIYRTARHLFDRVGEEGPYRLIGVGLSDLVSATEADISGDLLDPQAGQRAQAERAADAIRARFGKDAIVKGRALR, from the coding sequence ATGCCGAGCCTTTGTCGAGATTGCCTGACCCCTTTCGATCAGGCCGCCCGCTGCCCCAGCTGCCGCAGCCCGCGCATCCTTTCGCACCCGGAACTGTTCAGTCTGACCATCGCCCATATGGACTGCGACGCATTCTATGCTTCGGTCGAAAAGCGCGACGACCCCAGTTTGCGCGACAAACCCGTCATCGTCGGTGGCGGACGGCGCGGCGTCGTCACCACGGCTTGCTACATCGCCCGGATCAAGGGCGTGCGTTCGGCCATGCCGATGTTCCAGGCGCTGAAGCTTTGCCCCGAAGCGACGGTCGTCAAAGGCCGGATGAGCGCTTATGTCGAAGCCTCCAAGGCGATCCGCGCGATGATGGACGAATTGACGCCCGTCGTCGAACCGCTCAGCCTTGACGAAGCGTTCATGGACCTCAGCGGGACCGAAAAACTGCACGGCGCGCCGCCTGCCGTGATGCTGGCGCGGCTGGTGAACCGGATGCAGGACGAGTTGGGCCTTGGCGGATCCATCGGCCTTTCCCACAACAAGTTTCTGGCCAAGGTCGCCAGTGACCTTGATAAACCGCGCGGATTTTCGATCATCGGCAAAGGCGAAACCCACGACTTCCTGACCCAAAAACCAGTCCGCATGATCTGGGGCATCGGTCCCGCCGCGCAGGCCAACCTAGAGCGCGTCGGCATCCGCACCTTCGCCGACCTAAGACGGTGGGAGCGTAAGGACCTCGGCGCGCGGTTCGGGGCAATGGGCGACCGCCTCTGGCACCTCGCACGGGGCGAAGATCGCCGCCGCGTGTCGGCCAATGCGCCGGTCAAGGGCATCTCGAACGAAACGACCTTCTTCGAGGATACCGCGAACCCGGACATCCTCGATGGCCACATCTGGCGACTGTCCGAAAAGATCGCCGACCGCGCCAAGGCGAAGGACAAGGCCGGGCGGATCGTGACGCTGAAACTGAAGCGCGCCAACCACACATCGCTGACCCGCCGCACCAGCCTGGGCGACGCCACCCAGGTTGCGGACCGAATATATCGCACGGCGCGGCACCTGTTCGATCGGGTCGGCGAAGAAGGCCCCTACAGGTTGATCGGTGTCGGGCTCAGCGATCTGGTCAGCGCGACCGAGGCTGACATCTCGGGCGACCTGCTGGACCCCCAGGCCGGTCAGCGGGCGCAGGCCGAACGGGCCGCTGACGCAATCAGGGCCCGTTTCGGAAAGGATGCAATCGTGAAAGGCCGCGCGCTGCGTTAA
- a CDS encoding SPFH/Band 7/PHB domain protein yields MNIEDILLNFLGQNIVLLLLAALIIISVLLGVRILLGVRIVPQSMKFVVERFGRLRSVLGPGINFIVPFLDRVAHKISILERQLPTHSQDAITADNVLVQVETSVFYRIIEPEKTVYRIRDVDAAIATTVAGIVRAEIGKMELDEVQSNRAQLIVQIKSLVEDAVDDWGIEVTRAEILDVNLDQATRDAMLQQLNAERERRAAVTRAEGEKRAVELNADAELYAAEQAAKARRVQSDAEAYATGVVAAAIQANGLEAAQYQVALKQVEALAALGDGEGKQTVVIPSAAIDAFGDAFKLLRGNK; encoded by the coding sequence ATGAACATCGAAGACATCCTGTTGAATTTCCTTGGCCAGAACATCGTTCTGTTGCTGCTGGCCGCGCTGATCATCATCAGCGTTCTGCTGGGCGTGCGAATCCTGCTGGGCGTGCGAATCGTGCCGCAGTCGATGAAATTCGTCGTGGAACGCTTCGGGCGATTGCGCAGCGTGCTTGGGCCGGGGATCAACTTTATCGTCCCGTTTCTGGACCGGGTTGCGCATAAAATCTCGATTCTCGAGCGTCAGTTGCCGACACACAGTCAGGATGCCATCACTGCCGACAACGTGTTGGTACAGGTGGAAACCAGCGTGTTTTACCGCATTATCGAGCCGGAAAAGACGGTGTATCGCATTCGCGACGTGGATGCGGCGATTGCCACGACTGTCGCCGGGATTGTGCGGGCTGAGATCGGCAAGATGGAGCTGGACGAGGTTCAGTCGAACCGCGCACAGTTGATCGTGCAGATCAAGTCTCTGGTTGAGGATGCCGTCGACGACTGGGGGATTGAGGTGACGCGCGCCGAAATCCTTGACGTCAATCTGGATCAGGCGACGCGTGATGCGATGCTTCAGCAGTTGAATGCGGAACGTGAACGGCGTGCTGCAGTGACCCGGGCCGAAGGTGAAAAGCGTGCGGTGGAACTGAATGCGGACGCCGAGCTTTACGCCGCCGAACAGGCCGCCAAGGCGCGGCGGGTTCAGTCCGACGCGGAAGCCTATGCAACCGGCGTTGTGGCGGCCGCCATTCAGGCCAACGGACTGGAAGCGGCGCAGTATCAGGTGGCGCTGAAACAGGTCGAGGCGCTGGCCGCATTGGGTGACGGTGAGGGTAAGCAGACTGTTGTCATCCCCTCGGCCGCGATCGATGCCTTTGGCGATGCGTTCAAACTGCTGCGGGGGAACAAATGA
- a CDS encoding PqqD family peptide modification chaperone gives MTQIAETSVLSLSPSATMRAVGETGVVLMTTTGEIYTCNETAMDFLGRLDGTSSLSDIATRMTDDFEVTPDILIPDLIEMIAPLAKDGVVVGAGA, from the coding sequence ATGACCCAGATCGCCGAAACCTCGGTTCTCAGCCTTTCGCCAAGTGCCACGATGCGCGCGGTCGGCGAAACGGGCGTCGTTCTGATGACGACAACGGGCGAGATTTACACCTGCAACGAAACGGCGATGGATTTTCTTGGTCGACTGGATGGAACGTCAAGCCTGTCTGACATCGCCACCCGGATGACGGATGATTTTGAGGTTACGCCGGACATCCTGATCCCGGATCTGATCGAGATGATTGCACCGCTGGCCAAGGACGGCGTTGTCGTCGGCGCAGGTGCCTGA
- a CDS encoding AMP-binding protein has product MVGVQSKVSDRDAVTLNTGIEGLLGPGCRLSDHRTRRALDRDALLARSQACAAGLLQNGCQRGDRVVIAVADPLAVIVALFACWRAGLIAVLVNPAIVAAERHRVTAATGAALWLDTDDDLGGTSAATMEPLEPHDPALILMTSGTTGVPKGITLTLSALFARVHSNGSQIGAPTLARTLSVLPVFFGHGLIGTIMTPLAAGGHVILWPTPALGEVAQLGDVLDQTQAGFLSAVPSFWRMALRLSQPPGTALKQVHVGSEVLSAELWQGIADWSGTRNVLNMYGLTKTANWVGGAGLDQAAGKTGFVGRPWLGDMAVLDEAGVIHVSGTGEVLLRSDACMAGIWGDPNATEAAFFDGWLRTCDLGELDDAGLTLKGRLKSLINRGGVKILAEEIEQMLERHPDVIEAAAFALPDPVSGEAVGAAVVMRKDADLPADALRDWCRGEVRAEAVPSRIAILDTLVRNDRGKLMRDATRDLVLDTG; this is encoded by the coding sequence ATGGTTGGCGTTCAATCAAAGGTTTCGGATCGGGATGCTGTGACGCTGAATACGGGAATTGAAGGCTTGCTGGGCCCCGGTTGCCGGCTGAGCGACCATCGCACCAGGCGCGCGCTGGATCGCGATGCGCTGTTGGCGCGGTCGCAAGCCTGTGCAGCCGGATTGCTGCAAAACGGCTGCCAGCGCGGTGATCGGGTTGTGATCGCAGTGGCTGATCCGCTGGCCGTGATCGTCGCGCTGTTTGCCTGTTGGCGGGCCGGTTTGATTGCGGTGCTGGTCAATCCCGCGATTGTCGCGGCTGAGCGGCACCGCGTGACCGCGGCGACTGGCGCGGCCCTTTGGCTGGATACCGACGATGATCTGGGCGGCACTTCAGCCGCAACAATGGAGCCACTTGAACCGCACGATCCGGCGTTGATCCTGATGACATCGGGAACCACCGGCGTGCCGAAGGGTATCACGCTGACGCTTAGCGCGCTGTTTGCGCGGGTTCACAGCAATGGCTCGCAAATCGGCGCGCCGACGTTAGCGCGTACATTGTCCGTCCTGCCTGTGTTTTTCGGGCACGGGCTGATCGGGACAATCATGACGCCACTGGCGGCGGGCGGTCATGTCATCTTGTGGCCGACGCCCGCGCTTGGCGAAGTGGCGCAATTGGGCGACGTTCTGGATCAGACACAGGCCGGGTTCCTCAGCGCGGTTCCGAGTTTCTGGAGGATGGCACTGCGCCTGTCCCAGCCGCCCGGAACGGCGCTGAAACAGGTACACGTCGGTTCGGAAGTGCTGAGTGCGGAACTTTGGCAGGGTATCGCGGACTGGTCCGGAACGCGCAACGTTCTGAACATGTACGGGTTGACCAAAACCGCAAACTGGGTTGGCGGCGCGGGTCTGGATCAGGCGGCCGGGAAAACCGGCTTCGTTGGCCGCCCCTGGCTGGGGGATATGGCCGTTCTTGATGAGGCTGGAGTGATCCACGTATCCGGTACAGGAGAGGTTCTGTTGCGCAGCGACGCCTGCATGGCTGGCATCTGGGGCGATCCGAATGCGACCGAGGCCGCCTTTTTCGATGGCTGGCTTCGCACCTGTGACCTGGGGGAATTGGACGACGCGGGTCTGACGCTGAAAGGGCGGTTGAAGTCGCTGATCAACCGGGGCGGCGTCAAAATTCTGGCCGAAGAGATCGAGCAGATGCTGGAGCGCCACCCCGATGTGATCGAAGCTGCAGCCTTTGCCTTGCCCGATCCGGTGTCAGGCGAAGCGGTCGGCGCCGCCGTCGTCATGCGCAAGGATGCGGACCTGCCCGCGGATGCGCTGCGCGATTGGTGTCGCGGCGAAGTCCGGGCCGAGGCCGTTCCGTCACGGATTGCCATTCTCGATACGCTTGTGCGAAATGATCGTGGTAAACTCATGCGGGATGCGACGCGCGATCTGGTTCTGGACACCGGATAG
- a CDS encoding GNAT family N-acetyltransferase yields MSWINKPRDLHFDQALQTDRFELRPLSLWQAWRLGANNWLDDPELASAITAAPLRGSQWRLFRRMAKPNGRTRFTYGIFPHGSDHAIGVESVQLRNYRTAHLAVLIHNRDWWGKGVVVEVRGRVIPHLFESDRVGRIQGQVEGRNFASIFNYRKLGFDHVGTFHQCIWSTAEGAPADHLLFEMMEDNWHKRGAA; encoded by the coding sequence ATGAGCTGGATAAACAAACCCCGTGACCTGCACTTTGATCAGGCGCTGCAGACCGACAGGTTCGAGTTGCGCCCGCTCAGCCTGTGGCAGGCCTGGCGGCTTGGTGCAAACAACTGGCTGGACGATCCCGAACTGGCAAGCGCGATCACGGCGGCGCCTTTGCGGGGGTCGCAATGGCGATTGTTTCGGCGGATGGCAAAGCCAAACGGGCGAACGCGGTTCACATACGGGATATTCCCGCATGGCTCGGACCACGCGATCGGGGTCGAATCGGTGCAGCTGCGCAATTATCGGACTGCCCATCTGGCGGTCTTGATTCATAATCGTGACTGGTGGGGCAAAGGCGTGGTGGTCGAAGTGCGCGGACGCGTTATTCCTCATCTATTCGAAAGTGATCGTGTGGGGCGCATTCAGGGCCAGGTTGAGGGACGGAATTTCGCGTCGATCTTCAACTATCGCAAACTTGGTTTCGACCATGTCGGAACCTTCCACCAATGTATCTGGAGCACGGCTGAAGGCGCCCCGGCCGATCATCTGCTGTTCGAGATGATGGAAGACAATTGGCACAAGCGGGGCGCGGCATGA